One window from the genome of Dyella sp. A6 encodes:
- a CDS encoding carbon-nitrogen hydrolase, with protein sequence MTRKPLKVALLQETDRGSRDANLDAIEAGLREAAGAGAELVLLQELHNGAYFCQHESVDEFDRAERIPGPSTERIGALAAELKLVVVASLFEKRAAGLYHNTAVVFDRSAAIAGTYRKMHIPDDPAFYEKFYFTPGDLGFEPIDTSIGRLGVLVCWDQWYPEAARLMALAGAELLLYPTAIGWDPNDTQDEKDRQREAWVTVQRGHAVANGLPLLACNRTGHEKDVSGVGDGIQFWGTSFVAGPQGEFLARAGTHARELLIVEIDMQRSEHVRRIWPFLRDRRIDAYGDLLKRFRD encoded by the coding sequence ATGACCCGCAAGCCTCTCAAGGTCGCCCTGCTGCAGGAAACCGATCGCGGCAGCCGCGACGCCAACCTCGACGCCATCGAAGCGGGCCTGCGCGAAGCCGCTGGCGCCGGCGCCGAATTGGTGCTGCTGCAGGAACTGCACAATGGCGCGTATTTCTGCCAGCACGAGTCGGTGGACGAATTCGACCGTGCCGAACGCATTCCCGGCCCCAGCACCGAACGCATCGGCGCGCTGGCCGCGGAACTGAAACTGGTAGTGGTCGCCTCGCTGTTCGAGAAGCGCGCGGCCGGGCTGTATCACAACACCGCCGTGGTGTTCGACCGCTCAGCCGCCATCGCCGGTACCTACCGGAAGATGCACATTCCGGACGATCCGGCGTTCTACGAGAAGTTCTACTTCACCCCCGGCGACCTGGGTTTCGAACCGATCGACACCTCGATCGGCCGTCTGGGCGTACTGGTGTGCTGGGACCAGTGGTACCCGGAAGCGGCCCGCCTGATGGCGCTGGCCGGTGCCGAGCTGCTGCTGTACCCGACCGCGATCGGCTGGGACCCGAACGATACGCAGGACGAAAAGGACCGCCAGCGCGAAGCGTGGGTGACCGTGCAGCGCGGCCACGCAGTCGCCAACGGCCTGCCGCTGCTGGCCTGCAACCGTACCGGCCACGAAAAGGACGTCTCCGGTGTCGGCGACGGCATCCAGTTCTGGGGAACCAGCTTCGTCGCCGGCCCGCAGGGCGAATTCCTGGCCCGTGCCGGCACCCACGCACGCGAGCTGCTGATCGTGGAAATCGACATGCAGCGCAGCGAGCATGTACGGCGCATCTGGCCCTTCCTGCGCGACCGCCGCATCGATGCCTACGGCGACCTGCTGAAACGGTTCCGCGATTGA
- a CDS encoding RluA family pseudouridine synthase has product MQTVTSPDAPHGVRQVEIGPERDGQRIDNALMTLLKGVPKSMIYRLLRTGQVRVNGKRAKPDTRLALGDTLRLPPVRVAEKPVERGPSQEQMAELTDRVIFEDKHFLVIDKPSGVASHGGSGITHGAIELMRAARPNESLELVHRLDRDTSGVLVFARTRAGLVGLQAAIRAGEVTKQYLCLMVGHPSKAKFDVNAPLRKSVLQGGERMVRVADDGKPSLTFFREMEQYPGARLMQATLGTGRTHQIRVHAAHIGHPLAGDAKYGDKDANRRFREHGLQRLFLHASHMSFELDGRSYGFSAPLPDDLKQFLDTLASEGKQPPARARGRFRPD; this is encoded by the coding sequence ATGCAGACGGTAACTTCCCCTGACGCACCTCACGGTGTACGTCAAGTCGAGATCGGCCCCGAGCGCGACGGCCAGCGGATCGACAACGCCCTGATGACCCTGTTGAAGGGCGTACCCAAGAGCATGATCTACCGCCTGCTGCGCACGGGCCAGGTGCGCGTGAACGGCAAGCGGGCCAAGCCGGATACCCGTCTCGCGCTGGGTGATACGTTGCGGCTGCCGCCGGTGCGGGTCGCCGAAAAGCCGGTCGAACGTGGGCCCTCGCAGGAGCAGATGGCCGAACTGACTGACCGGGTGATTTTCGAGGACAAGCACTTTCTGGTCATCGACAAGCCCTCGGGCGTGGCCAGTCACGGTGGCAGCGGCATCACGCACGGCGCGATCGAGCTGATGCGGGCGGCGCGACCGAACGAGTCGCTGGAGCTGGTCCACCGGCTGGACCGGGATACCAGCGGCGTGCTGGTGTTCGCCCGCACCCGGGCCGGCCTGGTGGGCTTGCAGGCGGCGATCCGTGCCGGCGAGGTGACCAAGCAGTATCTCTGCCTGATGGTCGGGCACCCGTCCAAGGCGAAGTTCGACGTCAACGCGCCATTGCGCAAGTCGGTGTTGCAGGGTGGTGAGCGGATGGTGCGGGTGGCGGACGACGGCAAGCCGTCGCTCACCTTTTTCCGCGAGATGGAACAGTACCCCGGCGCGCGTCTGATGCAGGCGACCCTGGGAACCGGGCGTACCCACCAGATCCGCGTGCATGCCGCGCACATCGGCCATCCGCTGGCCGGCGATGCCAAGTATGGCGACAAGGACGCGAACCGCCGTTTCCGCGAGCATGGTCTGCAGCGCCTGTTCTTGCATGCCTCGCACATGAGCTTCGAGCTGGACGGGCGCAGTTACGGCTTTTCGGCACCGCTGCCGGATGATCTGAAGCAGTTTCTGGATACCCTTGCCAGCGAGGGCAAGCAACCACCGGCGCGTGCCCGGGGGCGTTTCCGCCCCGATTGA
- a CDS encoding agmatine deiminase family protein, with the protein MTALPSLRLPAEWEPQSAVLIAWPHAGTDWAERLGEVETTYVALAAAIVRFEALVIVVADDPVHAQARTLLQEAGVDTARIRFVQQPYDDTWLRDSGPITLTDDDGLFQLTDFRFTGWGGKFGAERDDALIAGLVREGVFGQASHRRIDWALEGGGIESDGAGTVLTTWRCLHQRHPEQTREAMDAILLDGLHAGRILWLDYGYLEGDDTDAHIDTLARFAPAKHIVFQACDDASDPHHTELQHMADELAALRTRDGQPYTLHPLPWAQPILDQGRRLAASYANYLIVNGAVLVPAYGDAADDEAARIIGEAHPGREVVQVPCRPLIWQNGSLHCITMQLPAGLAD; encoded by the coding sequence ATGACCGCCCTACCTTCCCTGCGCCTGCCCGCCGAATGGGAGCCGCAATCCGCCGTCCTGATCGCCTGGCCGCATGCCGGCACCGACTGGGCCGAGCGACTGGGCGAGGTGGAAACCACCTATGTGGCACTGGCGGCCGCCATCGTGCGCTTCGAGGCGCTGGTCATCGTGGTGGCCGATGACCCCGTGCATGCACAGGCCCGGACCCTGCTGCAGGAAGCTGGCGTCGATACCGCGCGCATCCGCTTCGTCCAGCAGCCCTACGATGACACCTGGCTGCGTGACTCCGGCCCGATCACGCTGACCGACGACGACGGCCTGTTCCAGCTCACCGACTTCCGCTTCACCGGCTGGGGCGGCAAGTTCGGCGCCGAGCGCGACGACGCACTGATCGCCGGCCTGGTGCGCGAAGGCGTGTTCGGCCAGGCCTCGCACCGGCGCATCGACTGGGCACTGGAAGGCGGCGGCATCGAAAGCGATGGCGCAGGCACCGTGCTGACCACCTGGCGCTGCCTGCACCAGCGGCATCCCGAACAGACCCGCGAAGCGATGGACGCCATCCTGCTCGACGGGCTGCATGCCGGACGCATCCTGTGGCTCGACTACGGCTACCTGGAGGGCGACGACACCGACGCCCACATCGACACCCTCGCCCGCTTCGCCCCCGCCAAGCACATCGTGTTCCAGGCCTGCGACGACGCCAGCGATCCGCACCATACCGAGCTGCAGCACATGGCCGACGAGCTGGCCGCGCTGCGCACCCGCGACGGCCAGCCCTACACGCTGCATCCCTTGCCCTGGGCGCAGCCGATCCTCGATCAGGGCCGGCGTCTGGCGGCATCCTACGCCAACTACCTGATCGTCAACGGTGCCGTACTGGTGCCCGCCTATGGCGACGCGGCAGACGACGAAGCCGCGCGCATCATCGGCGAGGCCCATCCGGGCCGCGAGGTGGTCCAGGTGCCCTGCCGCCCGCTGATCTGGCAGAACGGCAGCCTGCACTGCATCACCATGCAGTTGCCCGCCGGACTGGCGGACTGA
- a CDS encoding TraB/GumN family protein, producing the protein MSLESTIEPIAQDALHDQPIERVHRDGVEFVVLGTAHVSRSSMEAVQTLLERESFDAVAVELCASRAQGMRDPEAFKQMDLFQIIRQGKAGMVAASLVLSSFQKRLADQYGIQPGAEMKAAMEGADSRGLPLWLIDREVGTTLKRAWHSVGFWQRFGLLGGLLASVFEREDIEESEIEKLKQGDMLESAFSEFASESAPLYRSLIAERDAFMSARLREEAAGTTDGTLRRVLVVIGAGHLKGLCEHLRNDRTDPAAEAAELSRTPPKARWPKWLAAGLVLVVFAAIAWAFHRNTALGTQALLAWVLFTGGFAALGALIAGGHPASIVSAFIAAPIKPFRPGIPAGGISAMTEAWVRRPRVADFDALRDDIGHWKGWWKNRVARTLLNFFLVSMGTIVGEYSAGIHILHSVF; encoded by the coding sequence ATGAGCCTGGAATCCACCATCGAACCCATTGCGCAGGACGCGCTCCACGACCAGCCCATCGAACGCGTGCATCGCGACGGCGTGGAGTTCGTGGTGCTGGGCACCGCACATGTCTCGCGCAGCAGCATGGAAGCCGTGCAGACCCTGCTTGAACGCGAGTCGTTCGACGCCGTCGCAGTGGAACTGTGCGCCAGCCGTGCGCAGGGCATGCGCGACCCCGAAGCTTTCAAGCAGATGGACCTGTTCCAGATCATCCGCCAGGGCAAGGCCGGCATGGTCGCCGCCAGCTTGGTGCTGTCCTCGTTCCAGAAACGCCTGGCCGACCAGTACGGCATCCAGCCCGGCGCCGAAATGAAGGCAGCCATGGAGGGCGCCGACAGCCGTGGCCTGCCGCTGTGGCTGATTGATCGAGAAGTCGGCACCACACTGAAACGGGCCTGGCACAGCGTGGGCTTCTGGCAGCGTTTCGGCCTGCTTGGCGGCCTGCTCGCCAGCGTGTTCGAGCGCGAGGACATCGAAGAAAGCGAGATCGAAAAGCTGAAGCAGGGCGACATGCTCGAAAGCGCCTTCAGCGAATTCGCCAGCGAATCGGCACCGCTTTACCGCAGCCTGATCGCCGAGCGCGACGCGTTCATGAGCGCGCGCCTGCGCGAGGAGGCCGCAGGAACCACCGACGGCACCCTGCGCCGCGTGCTGGTGGTGATCGGCGCCGGGCACCTCAAGGGCCTGTGCGAGCACCTTCGCAACGACCGCACCGACCCCGCCGCCGAAGCCGCCGAGCTTTCGCGCACACCGCCCAAGGCACGCTGGCCGAAGTGGCTGGCCGCGGGACTGGTGCTGGTGGTGTTCGCGGCCATCGCCTGGGCCTTCCATCGCAATACCGCACTGGGAACCCAGGCCCTGCTGGCATGGGTCCTGTTCACTGGCGGCTTTGCAGCACTGGGCGCCCTGATCGCGGGAGGCCACCCGGCCAGTATCGTCTCCGCCTTCATTGCGGCACCGATCAAACCGTTCCGGCCGGGCATCCCGGCGGGCGGCATCAGCGCCATGACCGAGGCCTGGGTCCGCCGTCCCCGCGTCGCCGACTTCGACGCGCTGCGCGACGACATCGGGCACTGGAAAGGCTGGTGGAAAAACCGTGTGGCGCGCACCCTGCTCAACTTCTTCCTGGTGAGCATGGGCACGATCGTGGGCGAGTACAGCGCCGGCATCCATATCCTGCACAGCGTGTTCTGA
- a CDS encoding cytochrome c: MNRLHWLGLAAVSAFLIVGNAQATGNASKGRTLVYTCAGCHGIPGYTNAYPDYPVPKIAGQNEQYIINALNEYKSGDRTYPTMMAQAQSLSEQNIEDIAAYLSSLKPIK; this comes from the coding sequence ATGAATCGATTGCACTGGCTGGGCCTCGCTGCAGTTTCCGCTTTCCTCATCGTTGGTAACGCACAGGCGACCGGCAACGCGTCCAAGGGACGCACGCTCGTCTACACCTGTGCTGGCTGTCATGGCATCCCCGGATACACCAACGCCTACCCGGACTATCCGGTGCCGAAGATCGCCGGACAGAACGAGCAGTACATCATCAATGCATTGAACGAATACAAGAGCGGCGACCGCACCTACCCCACCATGATGGCGCAGGCGCAAAGCCTATCCGAGCAGAACATCGAGGACATTGCCGCTTATCTGTCCAGCCTGAAGCCGATCAAGTAA
- a CDS encoding cytochrome c, translating into MKRALTLLSCTAALMLASAPLLAGGSIAAGKTKATTCFACHGVDGNAVDPQYPRLAGQYDEYLQQALHEYKDGRRNNPIMKGMAATLSNQDIEDIAAYFSSLPTKLDTLKGHIQGD; encoded by the coding sequence ATGAAACGTGCGCTCACTCTGCTCTCGTGCACCGCCGCGCTGATGCTGGCATCGGCACCCTTGCTGGCCGGCGGCAGCATCGCTGCCGGCAAGACCAAGGCGACCACCTGTTTCGCCTGCCATGGCGTCGATGGCAATGCGGTGGACCCGCAGTACCCCCGGCTGGCCGGCCAGTACGACGAATACCTGCAGCAGGCGCTGCATGAGTACAAGGATGGCCGCCGCAACAACCCGATCATGAAGGGCATGGCCGCGACGCTGTCCAATCAGGACATCGAGGACATCGCCGCCTATTTTTCCAGCCTGCCCACCAAGCTGGACACGCTGAAGGGACACATACAAGGCGACTGA
- a CDS encoding 4a-hydroxytetrahydrobiopterin dehydratase: MDTSRLATQHCQPRKGKENALEPATIAELMPQLPGWTLSDDGKALVKDFRFGNFHQTLGFINAVGFMANHEDHHPDIEAGYGHCHLLWSTHDVGGLSLNDFICAARVEALLEH; the protein is encoded by the coding sequence ATGGACACCTCCCGTCTCGCCACCCAGCACTGCCAGCCTCGCAAGGGCAAGGAAAACGCACTCGAACCAGCCACCATCGCCGAACTGATGCCGCAGCTTCCGGGCTGGACCCTGAGCGACGACGGCAAGGCTCTGGTCAAGGATTTCCGCTTCGGGAATTTCCACCAGACACTGGGCTTCATCAATGCGGTGGGTTTCATGGCGAATCACGAGGACCACCATCCGGACATCGAGGCCGGTTACGGTCACTGCCACCTGCTGTGGTCCACCCATGATGTCGGCGGCCTGTCGCTGAACGACTTCATCTGCGCCGCCCGCGTCGAGGCCCTGCTGGAGCACTGA
- a CDS encoding YbhB/YbcL family Raf kinase inhibitor-like protein, producing the protein MLRLLALTFATVLAGQAHAHGFHLQVKGPLTVRNSFDGAGCHGDNQRPAMRWTGAPAATRSFAITVHDPDAGGAGWWHWVVFDLPRSLHGLSSGAPVPAASRSSHNDFGPVGWGGPCPPTGDAPHHYVFTVYALDVDVLPLPSGASATTADAAIRRHALGQARATLTYGR; encoded by the coding sequence ATGCTGCGATTGTTAGCACTGACATTCGCCACCGTCCTTGCCGGCCAGGCCCATGCCCACGGCTTTCACCTGCAGGTGAAAGGTCCACTGACTGTCCGCAACAGCTTCGACGGTGCCGGCTGCCACGGCGACAACCAGCGGCCGGCGATGCGCTGGACCGGTGCACCAGCGGCGACCCGCAGCTTTGCCATCACCGTCCACGACCCGGATGCCGGCGGCGCCGGCTGGTGGCACTGGGTGGTGTTCGACCTGCCCCGTAGCCTGCATGGGCTGTCGTCCGGAGCACCCGTACCGGCCGCGTCGCGCTCGTCGCACAACGACTTCGGCCCTGTTGGCTGGGGCGGCCCCTGCCCACCGACGGGCGACGCACCCCATCACTACGTATTCACTGTGTACGCACTCGACGTCGACGTGTTGCCGCTGCCATCCGGCGCCAGCGCGACGACAGCCGATGCAGCCATCCGCCGACATGCGCTGGGCCAGGCCCGCGCCACGCTGACCTATGGCCGCTAG
- a CDS encoding Rne/Rng family ribonuclease has translation MKRMLINATQREELRVAIVDGQNLYDLDIEIPSREQKKANIYKGRITRVEQSLEACFVDYGAERHGFLPLKEIARSYFTPGLDPHKANIRELLKEGQEVVVQVEKEERGNKGAALTTYISLAGRYMVLMPNNPKAGGVSRRIEGEDRQALKEALDHLTVPDDMGLIVRTAGMGRDAEELQWDLDYLLQLWKSISGAAEAKKAPFLIYQESKLFIRALRDYLRNDIGEILIDEESLYNDAREFMQQVMPNALRKLKLYKEDTPLFSRFQIETQIESAFDRQVRLPSGGSIVIDQTEALTAIDINSAKATKGGDIEETAFNTNCEAAVEIARQCRIRDAGGLIVIDFIDMDSPRHQREVEEKLRDALKLDRARVQIGRISRFGLLEMSRQRLRPSLGEATQIVCPRCEGHGQIRSVESLALSTLRLIEEHAMKDNTGQVLVQAPPTVANFMLNEKRASVVEVELRNKVHVVIVSDDKLETPHIHIQRIKEAEMGEHSKPSYERLTTVEEAPIPKMGQTLGSTEQPAVSGVVPASPAPIREEAPVQQQPKPAPRRAAPAPASTAPQGGVISRLLGWFRGSDTTTTPVEKTEKPAEKSDGRNRNARNDERRKGSEAGSQRQPRRESDASGNTKGGGRNSRQRNANQASGTRQQAGTKQERQPKAATESQGNNTERKQPNAQPKAERTPRAAPAAEPRQAAPAPAAVNPADNSKPVDAAKPAAVEAAPGSAEAPADNEGSTSRRRRGRRGGRRRRRHDESAIAGAPLDTEQAKALDDEDRDGTAPTADSAPRNEARASTPRASKPAAEADVSVAPAAATQASTPAPKPADQAEQQPRDTSPRPAPASAPASFQLPTLPPIPSAAAPASAAPVAAPSLATTETSRPTKPEVSVSAPVSAPVSAPVSAPVSAPVSAPVSAPVSAPVSAPVSAPVSAPVSAPVSAPVSAPVSAPVSAPVSAPVSAPVSAPVSAPVSAPVSAPVSAPAPAPVSAPAPAPAPVSAPAPNPAAKPAQGDLLGEPRHTTTSSTTGTAEKPHADGTASPGTPSQS, from the coding sequence ATGAAACGCATGTTGATCAACGCAACTCAGCGTGAGGAGTTGCGTGTGGCCATCGTCGATGGCCAGAACCTCTACGATCTCGATATTGAAATCCCTTCCCGCGAACAGAAAAAGGCCAATATCTACAAGGGCCGCATCACTCGCGTCGAACAATCCCTTGAAGCTTGCTTCGTCGACTACGGCGCCGAACGCCACGGCTTCCTGCCGCTGAAGGAAATCGCCCGCAGCTATTTCACGCCGGGCCTGGACCCGCACAAGGCGAACATCCGCGAGCTGCTCAAGGAAGGCCAGGAAGTGGTCGTGCAGGTCGAGAAGGAGGAGCGCGGCAACAAGGGTGCGGCGCTGACCACCTACATCAGCCTTGCCGGCCGCTACATGGTGCTGATGCCGAACAACCCGAAGGCCGGTGGGGTGTCGCGCCGGATCGAGGGCGAGGACCGCCAGGCGCTGAAGGAAGCGCTGGACCACCTCACGGTACCCGACGACATGGGCCTGATCGTGCGCACCGCCGGCATGGGCCGTGACGCCGAGGAACTCCAGTGGGATCTCGACTACCTGCTGCAGTTGTGGAAATCGATTTCCGGCGCGGCCGAGGCGAAGAAGGCTCCGTTCCTGATCTACCAGGAATCGAAGCTGTTCATCCGCGCCCTGCGTGACTACCTGCGCAACGACATCGGCGAAATCCTCATCGACGAGGAATCGCTCTACAACGATGCCCGCGAGTTCATGCAGCAGGTGATGCCCAACGCCCTGCGCAAGCTGAAGCTGTACAAGGAAGACACCCCGCTGTTCTCGCGCTTCCAGATCGAAACGCAGATCGAAAGCGCGTTCGACCGCCAGGTGCGTCTGCCTTCCGGCGGTTCGATCGTGATCGACCAGACCGAAGCGCTGACCGCGATCGACATCAACTCGGCCAAGGCGACCAAGGGCGGTGACATCGAGGAAACCGCCTTCAACACCAACTGCGAAGCAGCTGTCGAGATCGCGCGCCAGTGCCGCATCCGCGACGCTGGCGGCCTGATCGTCATCGACTTCATCGACATGGACAGCCCGCGCCACCAGCGCGAGGTCGAGGAAAAGCTGCGCGACGCGCTGAAGCTCGACCGTGCCCGCGTGCAGATCGGCCGGATCAGCCGCTTCGGCCTGCTCGAGATGTCGCGCCAGCGCCTGCGCCCGAGCCTGGGTGAAGCCACCCAGATCGTCTGCCCGCGCTGCGAAGGCCATGGCCAGATCCGCAGCGTGGAATCGCTGGCACTGTCCACCCTGCGCCTGATCGAAGAACACGCGATGAAGGACAACACCGGCCAGGTGCTGGTGCAGGCACCGCCGACCGTCGCCAACTTCATGCTCAACGAGAAGCGCGCCAGCGTGGTCGAGGTCGAGCTGCGCAACAAGGTGCACGTCGTCATCGTCTCCGACGACAAACTGGAAACGCCGCACATCCACATCCAGCGCATCAAGGAAGCGGAGATGGGCGAGCACAGCAAGCCCAGCTACGAGCGGCTAACCACGGTCGAGGAAGCACCGATTCCGAAGATGGGCCAGACACTGGGCAGCACCGAGCAGCCTGCCGTCTCCGGCGTGGTTCCGGCCTCGCCCGCACCCATCCGCGAGGAAGCCCCGGTACAGCAACAGCCCAAGCCCGCCCCCCGCCGTGCCGCACCGGCGCCCGCCAGCACGGCTCCGCAGGGCGGTGTGATCTCGCGCCTGCTCGGCTGGTTCCGCGGCAGCGACACCACGACCACCCCGGTCGAGAAGACGGAAAAGCCCGCCGAGAAGAGTGACGGTCGCAACCGCAACGCACGCAACGACGAACGCCGCAAGGGTTCCGAAGCTGGCTCCCAGCGCCAGCCCCGTCGCGAAAGCGATGCGTCCGGCAACACCAAGGGTGGTGGTCGCAACTCGCGCCAGCGCAATGCGAACCAGGCGTCGGGTACGCGCCAGCAGGCCGGCACCAAGCAGGAACGCCAGCCGAAGGCGGCTACCGAGAGCCAGGGCAACAACACCGAACGCAAGCAGCCAAATGCGCAGCCCAAGGCGGAACGCACCCCGCGTGCGGCACCTGCAGCCGAGCCGCGTCAGGCCGCACCTGCCCCAGCTGCCGTCAACCCGGCCGACAACAGCAAGCCGGTCGACGCGGCCAAGCCAGCCGCTGTCGAGGCAGCACCCGGCAGTGCCGAGGCCCCGGCCGACAACGAAGGCTCGACGTCGCGTCGCCGCCGTGGCCGCCGCGGTGGCCGCCGCCGCCGCCGCCATGACGAGAGCGCCATCGCCGGAGCACCGCTGGACACCGAGCAGGCCAAAGCGCTGGACGATGAAGATCGCGATGGCACCGCGCCCACTGCGGACAGTGCCCCGCGCAACGAGGCACGCGCAAGCACGCCCCGCGCCAGCAAGCCAGCCGCTGAGGCCGATGTCTCAGTCGCACCCGCTGCAGCCACGCAAGCGTCGACTCCAGCACCCAAGCCAGCCGATCAGGCCGAGCAGCAGCCACGCGACACCTCGCCACGACCGGCTCCGGCCAGCGCACCGGCCAGCTTCCAGTTGCCCACGCTTCCGCCGATCCCGTCGGCTGCTGCACCAGCATCGGCCGCGCCGGTAGCCGCACCTTCGTTGGCCACAACCGAGACAAGCAGGCCGACCAAGCCGGAGGTTTCGGTTTCGGCTCCGGTTTCGGCTCCGGTTTCGGCTCCGGTTTCGGCTCCGGTTTCGGCTCCGGTTTCGGCTCCGGTTTCGGCTCCGGTTTCGGCTCCGGTTTCGGCTCCGGTTTCGGCTCCGGTTTCGGCTCCGGTTTCGGCTCCGGTTTCGGCTCCGGTTTCGGCTCCGGTTTCGGCTCCGGTTTCGGCTCCGGTTTCGGCTCCGGTCTCGGCTCCGGTCTCGGCTCCGGTCTCGGCTCCGGTCTCGGCTCCGGTCTCGGCTCCGGTTTCGGCTCCGGCTCCGGCTCCGGTCTCGGCTCCGGCTCCGGCTCCGGCTCCGGTCTCGGCCCCTGCACCGAACCCGGCGGCTAAGCCGGCACAAGGCGACCTGCTTGGTGAGCCCCGCCACACGACGACGTCATCGACAACGGGCACAGCAGAAAAGCCTCACGCGGACGGAACCGCCAGCCCAGGCACGCCGTCGCAGTCCTGA
- a CDS encoding NfuA family Fe-S biogenesis protein, with the protein MIDISERAQQHFRRLLAQQDIAGLSIRLRVTTPGTPTANCELEFCEPAELSGSEWTLECEGFEFHIEGDSARWLDGASIDFEPDRTGGQLNIRAPKIKGEVPGMEAGVIERVRYVLEAEINPRLASHGGRVTLLEVDADGVVLLQFGGGCHGCGMVDVTLKQGVEKTLCERVPEVTAVRDATDHAGGSNPYYSKHEGRSALD; encoded by the coding sequence ATGATTGATATTTCCGAACGCGCGCAGCAGCACTTTCGTCGCCTTCTCGCCCAGCAGGACATCGCTGGCCTGAGCATCCGGCTGCGCGTGACCACGCCTGGCACGCCCACGGCGAACTGTGAGCTGGAATTCTGCGAGCCTGCCGAACTGAGCGGTTCGGAATGGACGCTGGAGTGCGAGGGTTTCGAGTTTCACATCGAGGGCGACAGCGCCCGCTGGCTGGATGGCGCCAGCATCGATTTCGAGCCGGACCGGACCGGCGGGCAGCTCAATATCCGGGCGCCGAAGATCAAGGGCGAGGTGCCGGGCATGGAGGCTGGCGTGATCGAACGCGTCCGCTATGTGCTGGAGGCCGAGATCAACCCGCGACTGGCCTCCCATGGTGGCCGGGTCACCCTGCTTGAGGTGGATGCCGATGGCGTGGTGCTGCTGCAGTTCGGCGGCGGCTGCCACGGTTGCGGGATGGTCGATGTGACGCTGAAGCAGGGCGTGGAAAAGACCCTGTGCGAACGCGTGCCCGAAGTCACCGCGGTGCGCGATGCCACCGATCATGCCGGTGGCAGCAACCCCTATTACAGCAAGCACGAAGGTCGTTCGGCGCTCGACTGA